Genomic window (Spirosoma sp. KCTC 42546):
CTTCGGGTAGCGCTATCCGATGGTAGTACCGTTACACTCAAACCAGGCAGTCGTGTACAGTACCCTCCGAGGTTTATCGGCAATCGGCGGGAGGTTCAGTTGATGGGGGAGGCATTTTTTGAGGTCACTAAAAATCCGGAGCGTCCGTTTCTGGTCTATGCCAATGGACTAGTTACGAAGGTGCTGGGAACAAGTTTTACCATTGTGGCCGATGCCGGTAAGCCCACCGCCGAGGTAGTGGTTCGAACGGGGCGAGTGGCCGTTTACCGACAAACGGATAAACAGGAAAATGAGTCCGATCTGGTGCTGAAACCCAATGAGAAGGCGACATTTTTTCGCGCTGACAGCCGCCTTGTGAAATCACTGGCCGACCATCCCGTCGTACTACGGCCAGCGGCTATTAAAACGCATTTTGTATTCGACGATACGCCCGTTGCCAGGGTGTTTCGGGAGTTGGACGATGTGTATGGCATACATATCTCCTTCGACGAGCAGGCACTCGTCAATTGCACGCTAACGGCCAATCTGGCTAATCAACCCCTATCGGCCCAACTGGATATGATTTGCTTATCCATTGGGGCTACCTATCAAATTAACGGTACCCGTATCCAAGTCAGCAGTCGGGGCTGTCCTTAAAAACCGAGAACTACTCAATCAATTACCCTGTATGAAACGTTTACTTTCGCTAGTGTTCAGCATCCTGCTGAGCGGTAGTCTAGTCCAGGCTGTGCCCATTTCGGCGCAGGACCTGATGAACCGGTCCGTTTCCATTACCGTAGACGGGGAGACGGTACGGACTGTATTACAGCAACTCGAGAAGGCTGTCGATGTGCGATTTGTGTACAGCCCTCGCGTAATTGGGGCCGATAAACGCATCTCCATCAGCGCACGCAACGAACGCCTGGCCAGTGTGCTCCAGCGGTTATTTACCTCGCTGGATGTGGCCTGGGAGGTTGTAAACGGGCAGATTATCCTGAAAAAGGTCAATGCCCAAACGAGCCTGTTGTCTGTGCCCGTTTTCCGAATCAACGTACCCGTAGTGTTTGAACAACCCCGGCGACTGTTGTCGGGCGTGGTCAACGATTTCGCGAGTAACCAGCCGTTGCCGGGGGTGAGCATTATTGTGAAAGGCACCACAAGAGGCACCACTACCGATGCCGACGGTCGTTTTTCGCTCAACATCCCCGACACGGGCGACAATCTGACCCTTTCGTTTTCCTTCATTGGGTACGAAACGCTGGAGGTGCCGGTGAAGACGAACCAGACAGCCCTCAACGTAGCCCTAAAAGAAACCCATAACTCACTGAGTGAAGTCGTGGTGGTGGGCTACGGAACGCAAAAGAAGGTAAACCTGACCGGGGCGGTTACGCAGGTGCTGGCCAAAGAGCTGGAAAACCGACCCCTGAACAATATGTCCCAGATCCTTCAGGGCATGGTGCCCAACCTGAACATTACGTTCAGTACGGGCCAGCCAGGGCAGGGCGGAAACCTGAACGTTCGTGGCGAAACGTCCATCAACGGGGGCGGGCCGCTGGTGCTGATCGATGGGATTCCAGGCGATATCAACCGGATCAATCCCGCCGATGTGGAATCGGTATCGGTCCTGAAAGATGCAGCAGCTTCGGCTATCTATGGCGCACGGGGCGCGTTTGGGGTGATTCTGGTAACGACCAAAACAGCCAAGAATGGTAAAACAACCATCTCGTACAGCAACAACTTCGGCTGGTCGGCTCCCACCGTCAGTACCAAATTTCTGACCAATGGGTACGAGTATGTTCGGATGAATGACGAAGCGTTTACCCGGGCTACCGGCAATAGCTACACGCGGTATTCGGAAGAAGATTATAAAGAACTGGAAGCCCGTCGGTTCGATAAAGTTGAAAATCCGGCCCGCCCCTGGACCGTGGTTAAGAATGTAAATGGCAAAGACATTTACAATTACTACGGCAATTACGACTGGTGGAATACGCTCTTCAACACCACCGAGCCGTCCAAACAGCACAACATCAACTTGTCGGGTGGAACGGATAAGGTGAATTACTTCCTGTCGGGGTCGATTTTTGAAAAGGACGGGATCATGAAAATCAATACGGATAAATTCACGTCCTACACGCTGCGCAGCAAGATCAATGCGCAACTGACGCCCTGGCTCAAAGTGGGTAGCAATATCCAGTACTTCGATTCCAGATACACCTATCCGGGTCTGGAAGGCGGTGCCAATGCCAATTTCGTTGGGATCACGGTGCACGCGTTGCCCGCCTACGCCCCCACCAATCCAGATGGCACGGCCACCTATAACACCCTGAAAAACAATTACTCCATTGGCGACGGTCTATACGCGAACCTGTTGAAAGGCGTAGCCGGTGGGGAGAAAAAAGTGCACGAGTTAACGGCCATTAATTCGGTTACTATTGATTTTACCAAGAACTGGAATCTGGTGGCTAACTACTCTTATTCCTTCTATATCGCTGATGACTGGTACCGTTCTGCCGTGGCGCAATACTCGATCCAGCCGGGCATCCTGGCCACGGTGCCTAATTATAATACCGATCAGTACCGAAAAACCATGTGGTTTGATCCCACGAACGTAACCAACCTGTACTCCTCCTATAATCATACATTTGGGAAACACTATGTTGGGGCCACGGCTGGGATCAACTACGAGTCCCGGAAGCACCAGCGCCTATTTGGTGCCCGGAAAAATCTGCTCTCCGAAAGTCTCAACGATCTGAACCTGGGTACCGGCGAACAACTCTCTGCCGGAGATTCGTATCAGTACTCGTTGTTTGGCGCGTTCTATCGCCTGAATTATGACTACGTCGGCAAGTATCTGCTGGAGGTGAATGGTCGCTACGACGGAACGTCCCGCTTTGGTGAAGGTCGGCGTTACGGTTTCTTTCCATCGGTTTCGGCTGGCTGGCGGCTTAGCGAAGAAAGCTTCTTCGAGCCCCTCAAACACGTTGTGGACAACCTGAAAATCAGGGCTTCGTATGGTACGCTGGGGAACCAGTTGCCATCCAATACCAACTCGGCCAGCTTTTATCCCTATATCCCCATCATGCCAACGGCTCAATCGAGCTGGATAACCAACGGGCAAAAGCTGACGTATGTCAATAACCCCAACCCGATTTCGCCCGATCTTACCTGGGAAAAAGCCACCACGTCCAACCTGGGTCTGGATGCGGGTTTGTTGAAAAATCGACTGAATTTATCCCTGGATGCCTATATCCGGAATACAACGGGCATGCTGGTGCCGGGTCAGGTGCTGCCATCGGTGTATGGCGCTACGGTGCCCACCAAAAACGCCGGTGATTTGCAAACCAAAGGGTTCGAACTCTCCATCGGCTGGCGCGATCAGGTTAAAGTGGCAGGTAAAGCCCTGGCGTACAATGCCTCCTTTATTCTCTCCGATTCTAAATCGACCATCACTAAATACGATAACCCGAATAAAATCCTGTCGAGCCGCTATGAGGGCCAGACGATTGGCGACATCTGGGGCTATTCGATTGCGGGCTTCTTTAAAACCAACGAGGAAGCACAGGCCTATACCGTCGATCAAACTATCGTCAATAAGCAACGCCTGAGCGCTCCCGGCGACTGGAGTAAATTGCAGGCGGGTGATCTTAAGTTTATCGATGTCGATGGCAATGGGAAAATAGATCAGGGAGCCAACACCCTGGCTGATCACGGCGACCTGAAAGTGATTGGGAACGACCGTGCCCGCTATCGGTATGGCATCAATCTGGGCGCTACCTGGAATGGAATAGATGTATCGGTGCTGGCGCAGGGTATTTTACGGAAGAACTGGTATCCGGGCAACAATGCCGATAAATTCTGGGGGCCGTATTCCCGTCCATATTATTCGTTCATACCCGAGAATTTTGAAGCTGATGTCTGGACGCCCACCAATACGGATGCGTATTTCCCGGTCCTGAGAGGCTATACGGCCCTGAATGGGGGAGGTGATTTGAATGCCGCCAATGATCGGTACATCCAGAATGTAGGGTATCTGCGTCTGAAAAATGTGGTGATCGGCTACACCTTTCCCGAAAGTCTCACCAAGAAAATCTGGATACCCAGAGCCCGTATTTACGTCAGTGGCGAAAATCTGCTGACCTACACACCCCTTCGCTCCAAATACATTGACCCTGAGCAACTGGATGGTGATGCCACCAATGGCAGAACGTACCCTATGTCGAAAACAATTTCTGCTGGCCTGAACATCACGTTCTAAACTGATTTACTCCGTAAGTAGATGAAAAAAATACTAAGTCTCCTGGCCGTAGCCATTGGTCTGGCCGCCTGCGATCTGAATCTGGTACCTCAGGATGCCATTTCGCCGGAAACGTTTTTCAAGACTGAAAATGACCTTCTGCTCTATACAAATTCGTTTTACAACGCCCTGCCTTCTGCCGAGGATGTGTATAATGAGGACGTAGACAATGTGGTGAAGAATAGCCTTCGCGACGAATTACAGGGAACGCGCGTCGTACCCACCAGTGGGGGAGGCTGGAGCTGGACTCCGTTACGAAATATCAACTATTTTCTGGCCAACTCAGCGAAATGTCCCGATGCCAAAGCGGTCGCTAAATACAATGGGTTGGCCCGTTTCTTTCGCGCCTACTTTTACTTTGGGATGGTAAAACGGTTTGGTGATGTGCCCTGGTATTCGAAAACGATCGAGGTATCGGATCAGGACATGCTGACCAAAGCGCGCGACCCCCGTACGATGGTTATGGACTCGGTTATGGCGGATATCGATTATGCTATTGCCTACCTCGATGGCTCCCGACAGGTGAACACCATTACCAAATGGACCGCCCTTGCCCTGAAGTCCAGAATGGCTTTATACGAAGGAACCTTTCGGAAGTACCATCCCGAATTCAATCTGCCGGGAGCCGATAAATTTCTGGATGAATGCATTGCCGCATCGGAGAATCTAATGACGAACAGTGGGTATACGATCTACAAAGCCACGCCAGCTACGGCCTACGGCAAACTGTTCTCGTCCGACAATGCCATTCCGGATGAGGTCATTCTGGCGCGGGATTTCAGCGATGAATTACAGGTTTATCATAACCTGAACTACTACACCATGACGGCATCGTACGGAAAACCCGGTCTGGAGAAGAAGTTGGTGAACAGCTACTTAATGGCCGATGGGTCGCGGTTCACGGATATCAAGGGGTACGAAACCATGCAGTTTTATGAGGAAGTGCAAAACCGCGATCCCCGGTTGTCGCAAACCATCCGAACACCAGGCTATACCCGAATTGGTGAAACTGCCCAGTTGACTTCAGAGTTTGGTGCGACCGTGACGGGCTATCAACTGATCAAGTTCGTTTCGGCTCCAAAGTGGGATACCTTCAGCAAGGACATTACCGACATGCCCATTTTCCGGTATGCCGAGGTGCTCCTGAATTTTGCGGAAGCCAAAGCCGAACGCGGCACCTTAACCCAGGCCGACCTGGACCGATCCACCAAACTTACCCGCGACCGGGTGGGTATGCCCAACATCAATCTGACGACTGCCAACGCGAACCCCGATCCCTACCAGGCGCAACAGTACACGCAGTTAAGTGGGAGTAATACAGGCGTCATTCTGGAAATTCGGCGGGAACGGCGCGTTGAACTGGTGATGGAAAATTTCTTCCGCTGGGATGATATCATTCGCTGGAAGGAAGGCCAACTGCTAACCAAAACATTCAAGGGCATGTATTTTCCTGGGCCTGGAAATTACGATCTGGACAAAAATGGTAAAATTGATCTGGTTATCTACGAGGGAACGAAGCCAGCCGTGGCGGGTGCGCAGTTTCTTAAATTGGGTAGCGAAATACTGCTGGAAAATGGCAACAAAGGCGGCAACATCGTGGTGAACGGACACATCAACAAGAAATTCAACGAAGCCCGTGATTACCTGTATCCCATTCCCACCCAAGAGCGTTTACTGAACCCCAAACTGACGCAGAATCCAAACTGGGAGTAATCAATTCCGTAAAACCACTTTCGTATAGAACTATCCAGTTTGTGGGTTTACCTGCAAACTGGATATAGTTAACCAGATTCCCGTTCTCGTTCTCGTTAGTTATCAACAGCTAACTACCTTAACCTCCCTGTTCTCGCTCGGCTTTGCCGAGTGAGGGGTATTTTTTTTACGGCCTCTGGCCGGCGAATTATATCCAAAACGGGCCAGAGGCCCTTGAACTAATACCCCTCACTCGGCATAGCCAAGCGAGAACGGGGAACGGGAGCCTCTGATACGACAACCGATTTTTGATTTCACCCCATCCCATATCTACCTTAGTTATTAACTACCAACTCCCTTAACCTCTTCATATACCATGCTTTCGGATAGACGATTGTTTCTTGAAAAAATGGCGCAGCTTGGCACGCTTAGCCTGATGCCCATTGCGCCAAGTTTAGCGGATAACGCAGTTGCCGCACCAGTGGAAGAGAAAAACCATTTCGTGGCGGGCCCTTACCTTCAACATATAGGCACTCACGAGGTGACCATCATGTGGATTACGCACAAAAACTGCTTCAGCTGGGTTGAATACGGAGCCGGAACCTATACCAGTAAGCGGGAATTTGGCTATAATAATGGGTTGATCGAAGCCAATAACCGCATCAATAAAATTACGCTGTCGGGCCTGGATCCGGGTACCGATCACAAATACAAGATCGTTTCGACCGAGATCCTGGGCTACAAAGGCTCGAAGGTTGAGTTTGGGGAGACCATTAGCAGCCCGCTGTACGGCTTTAAAACACCGGCAGAAAATGAAGAGGAATTCAGGATGGTGGTGTTCAACGATATTCACGATCGGCCTCAGATCATCCCTCAACTGCTTTACCGACATGGCTATACGGGCAACAAACGGGACTATGATTTCGTCGTGTTCAACGGCGACTGCTTCGATTGGGTTACCGAAGAAAGCCAGGTAGTCGATCACCTGATTAAACCGTCGGTCGATATTTTTGCAGCCGAACTTCCCTTCATTCTGACGCAGGGGAATCATGAATGCCGGGGCAGTTTTTCCCGACATCTGCCCGCCTACTTTGCTTATCCTGACGAGAAGTACTATTATGCATTTACCCGTGGACCAGTCCGGTTCGTTATCCTGGACTCGGGCGAGGATAAAGGCGATGATAGCGTTGAATATGGTGGCTTGTCGGCCTTTGATCGGTACCGGGAAACGCAGAAAAAGTGGCTGGAAAAGGAAATTGACAGCGCCGAGTTTAAAAAAGCGCCCTTCCGAATTGTTCTGATTCATATCTCGCCCTACCATTCCGGCGACTGGCATGGACCGATGCACGGTCGTGAAGTGTTCGGGCCGTTGTTGAACAAAGCCAAAATCGACCTTCAGATTTCGGGGCATACGCATCGCTACGGGACTCATGATCCTGATGCAATGCATAATTACCCCATCGTTATTGGGGGTGGTCCGCTGGAAGGCAACCGGACGTTGATCAAGCTACACGCTACGGCCAAAGAACTGAATCTGAAAATGATTCGCGACGATGGGGAAGTGGTTAGCAAGTATACAATCCCTAAAAAGGCGAAGGCATAAAAAGAACGAAATCAACTTACTCACAACAAGATCTGTATGAAAACCCTTATTGGCTTGCTCTTTATCCTCGTTTCCAGTGCTACCTACGCCAGCGAAGGGCCTTCTGCACAGAAGCTCAAAAAGCTCAGGGTGATGACCTATAACATTCATCATTGTAATCCACCATCGGCCGGAGCTAAAATTGATGTGGAGGCCGTTGCCCGCGTTATCACGAAGGAAAAACCAGATTTCGTGGCCTTACAGGAGGTCGATGTCAATACGGAGCGATCGGGGAAAGGACTCCATCAGGCAAAAGAACTCGCTCGGTTAACGGGAATGCATTACTTTTTTTCGAAGGCCATCGACCATCAGGGGGGCGATTATGGCGTGGCGGTCCTGTCCAGATTCCCCATTCTCGACTCAACGCGATTGATCCTGCCGATCGACCCTGCCATTGGTGGAGAAACCAGAACGATAGCCGCCATAACCGTGGAGGTATCGAACGGAAAAAAAATCATCTTTGCCAGCACCCATCTCGATTTGAAAGAACCCAACCGACTCACGCAATCGGAGTTGATCATAAAGCTGTTTAAGGAGTCCGGTCTGCCCGTGATTCTGGGGGGTGATTTTAATGCCCAGCCTGATAGCAAAGTTATTGGCCTGCTGGATCAGAATTTTACCCGAAGTTGTCAGGAGTGCAAGCCCACCATTCCGGTTAACGAGCCAAATCGTGTGATTGATTTTATCATGTTCAAACCCGATGGTACGTTTAAAAGCCTGTCAACTCACGTGATTGACGAGCAATACGCATCAGACCACCTGCCGGTTGTGGCAGAGTTGCAGGTAAACGAATAGTGAGGCCGTTCCAGGAAGGACCACCCACTGAGAAAAATGACCTAAGCAGACCATTGAAATGGAAATTGAACAACTATCAAAAGCCAATCTAACTGACTTGGTTAGACTGGTTCTGGAGCTTTGGACTGACTGTGTGTTTGAGGAGGAATATGATAACTACGAACGAATGTTGATGTCGGATACTGAAATTTGTTATCTCCTTAAAGAACAGGAAACATACATCGCCTTTATCCATCTAACCAGTCGCACAGACTATGTTGAAGGCGCAACCGACTATCCAGTTGCGTACATTGAAGCCCTATATGTAAAACCTACGTATCAACAGCTTGGCATTGGTAAAAAATTAGTAAGCGCAGGCGAAAATTGGAGTAGACAAAAAGGGTGTAAGCAACTTGCCTCGGATACCGAACTAACTAATTCAAGTGCTATCGACTTTCATAAACGTATCGGATTTGACGAAGTAAATCGTATCGTTTGCTTTGTCAAAGAGCTATGATAAAAACGGTTTATTCAATAGTAGCCTAACTATAAGCACCTAAGGTGGGTGAGCAAAAGGTAGATGCCTTTGTGGTAGTCATCTCTACTGATAATCAGCAATAAATCTCTTGGTCAGGAATAGTAAAAATGCCCCATTATGTCCCTTTTACGGTAAGCTCATCAGTGAGATTTTCCTTACCTTCTAACAGATAGACGAAGATGAAACCGTCAAGACGAAATTTTCTACAATCACTCGGAGTTGGCGTGGCCAGTTTGGGTGTAGCTCAGCCAACTACCGCTGCTGGCTTGAAACCCCCTAAAACGGCAAAGCCAGCAGGAGACGATCAGGTTTTATTAGTGGGAGACAAGATTGCCATTGCCAATACGGAACATGGGAAAGTCAGAGGGTTTATTCTTCGGGGTATTCATCAATTCCTGGGCATACCTTACGGTGCGGATACGTCAGGGAAAAACCGGTTCATGCCTCCCCAAAAACCAACCGCCTGGACTGATATTCGTCCGGCCCTCTGGTGGGGAAACTCCGCGCCCCAGATCATGGAAAAGCGGTACGCCAATGTCTATGCCTCGTTTGTTGACCATTGGAACTATGACGACGTATCGGAAGACTGCCTGAAACTGAATGTCTGGACGCCAGCCCCGGATACCCAGAAACGGCCCGTCATCGTCTGGCTGCACGGGGGCGGATTCGTGAATGGGAATGCGATCGAACAGGATGGGTATCATGGCGAGAATATTTCCCGACTGGGTAATGTCGTTTTCTGTTCGATCAACCACCGTCTCGGCTCCCTGGGCTACAGTGATCTGAAAGCGGCTGGTGGCCACGCAGCATCCGGTAATGTAGGCAATCTGGATATGGTGGCAGCCCTCGAATGGGTCAAAAACAATATTGCTAATTTCGGTGGCGATCCAAACAATGTAACCATCATTGGCCAGTCGGGGGGAGGAGCCAAGGTGACGACCCTCATGAATATGCCCTCTGCGAAAGGGTTGTTTCATAAGGCTGTTGCGTTGAGCGGTAGTTCGCTGGCTGGCACTAATAAGGAATACGCCGAAAAATTAGGGCTGAAAGTTATGGAAGAGGCTGGCCTCAAGCCCGGCGAAATCGACAAGCTTCAGCAGATTCCCTGGCGGGAGTACATCGACATCGCCAATAGGGCGGTCGAGAAAATGGCCGACGATGCCAAAAAGATGGGTATCCAACGGGGAGGCTATTCGCCCGTGGCCGACGGAACGTACCTGAACCAGGGTACATTTTTCACAGACCCGAATCACTTCTCGGCCAACATTCCGCTGATGATCTGCTCCACCTTTCATGAGCAAAATCCCGACCGGACAGATGCATCTCTGGAAAGCATTTCGCTGGAGGGCGTGAAGGAGAAAATCAAGCCGCGTTTTGGCGATAAGACCAGCGACATCGTGGATGCCTACGCAAAGAACTTCCCAAAGGCGCGTCCCATCGAGATTTGGGCCTTAATTGTGTCTAACCGAAAGAACGCCATTGCCACCGCCGATGCGAAAGCATCGGGGCAAAAGGCACCTGTTTATGTGGCCTGGTTTGGCTGGCAACCCCCGCTGTTCGATGGTCGGATGCGGGCGTTCCACTGCGACGATATCTGCTTCTGGTTCTACAATACCGATCTGATGCTGACCCACACAGGTGGCGGCAAACGACCCCGAACCTTATCGGAAAAGATGGCAGGTTCCTTCCTGAATTTTGTAAAAACCGGCAATCCAAACGGGGGCGGCTTACCCAACTGGAAGCCCTATACCGTTCAAAACGGCGAAACCATGATTCTGGATGATACCTCCGCGCTGGTCAATGATCCAGACCGGGAAGCCCGTAAAGCGTTGACGTAGCCTGTAGAATAGCTGTGTGCTACACGCAGCGTAGATTACTAGTTAAGAAACCAGCCAGTCTGTTGACCACCGCATTGCAAGAGCGGCAACAGGCTGGCTGGCTTAGTATACCACCCAATAACCGGGTCCTGCGAAGCGGATACCTGGAGTACCAGCCTCATGTCGCCATTTGTTTTGTAGATTCATTCATGTTCAGCGTTTCACCCAAAATGGCATTCCTTTCTGTAGGCTCGATTCGGTTGCTACGCCATCTCCAGACACGATAAATACGTTCCCTTCTGCTGCTTCAGGCCATTTCCCGGACAAGGCCACAACGGCCTGCGCAACCTCTTCTTTGGTCTGGGCCAACGTCATGCTGGCAACAAATTCGGCTTCAGAAATGCCCAGAAAGTCCGCGTATTTGGGTATTACAAGTTCCCCGGTGCCGGTTCCTTTCATCAGACGCCAGGGGACGAGGGTCAGGAAGCGAAGACCAAGCGCAAGCCGATTTGAGGCTAGCTGGGCGTAGTTTGCCAAAAACATCTGCATTCGTTTGGCTCCCGCATAACCGCCCGAAATGGGGGAGCCCCCAATGCCTGCTCCACTGGAAATGAACAGGATCATAGTCTCTGGCTTGACCGGAGTCGTTAGTGCGTATTGCGTAATCAGAAACGACGCTTTTACATCGGTAGTCCAGTTCGTGCTGAAGGTGTCCCAGTCCAGTTCATACACAGGCTGGGTCGGTGGTACTGCGCCTGCTGCCAATACCACCACATCGGGTGACTCTTGAAATACCAGCTCAATTGTAGCCCTATCCGTTGTGTCGGCGTTAAGCGTGCGCACGGTCGGAAAGGCACTGACAAGGTCGGCAAGCGATTGCGGGTTTCTTCCTACTACGAGCACATCGGCGGACTCCTGAACAAGAGCCGCAACGATGGCATGGCCCGTGCCACGATTACCGCCGATGACCACCACTTTTTTTCCTGTTAAATTTTCCATAAACAATAGGGGGTTATAAACCAGGGGTTCCTTTTCCTTCTGTTAGTAAGCTGCACAGACTTCCTTTGACGTAGTAATCCCAACCTTTGGTGCAGCCAGTATAACATTGCACACTGGGAACCAGCCCGAAATGGGTAAACTGGAGATGGGTTTTGTTGTCGAGGGTAGACAGTTCGAAAGAAATTGTCGTGTTCGTCCATTCGTGTTGTTGTTCCACGAACGTAAGCTTGCTGTCCGTGACGAGCCATGTCACTTTCTGATCCGGAATAAGCTCCACTACTTTTTGAGTAGATACATGGATATCGTCAAAACGCACGGTGAACTCATCATTCAGTTGATGCGAATGGCCTTCCAGATCGTCCGTCCACCAGGCGGTAACGTTGTTAATGTGTTCGAATACGTCGTGTGGTGTTGCATTCAGGGTTAAGGATGCTGTGTAATCCTGTTCGTTCATGGTCGTGTTGTGTTTACAAGGTTGTTTTCGTCGTCAGGTGTCTACTCTCACTAGCTGGTCATCCGGGTTGACGGGCCAAAATTACTGTCTGGTTTTGGTATCAACAGGGTGTTAAATAGACATTCTGGCGGGTTGATTTGGTCAGAATTGCCCTGTACATTTACCCTAAAAAAACAGCCATGAAGCAGGTAGTAATAGTTGTTCCCAAAGAGAGTGTTAACCTGAGTAGCATAACCGGTTCGTTGGAGATATTGACTCAGGCAAATGCGTATTGGCAACTGATCGGCAACAAACCCATGCTTTCTATTCAGATAGCCGGTTTAGAGGAAGAGTTAAAATTGGAGGGCGGTCTCTTTTCGATTCATCCGGTGCCTATTCGGGACATCAGGAAAGCAGATCTGTTGATTATTCCTTCGCTTTCCA
Coding sequences:
- a CDS encoding carboxylesterase/lipase family protein; the protein is MKPSRRNFLQSLGVGVASLGVAQPTTAAGLKPPKTAKPAGDDQVLLVGDKIAIANTEHGKVRGFILRGIHQFLGIPYGADTSGKNRFMPPQKPTAWTDIRPALWWGNSAPQIMEKRYANVYASFVDHWNYDDVSEDCLKLNVWTPAPDTQKRPVIVWLHGGGFVNGNAIEQDGYHGENISRLGNVVFCSINHRLGSLGYSDLKAAGGHAASGNVGNLDMVAALEWVKNNIANFGGDPNNVTIIGQSGGGAKVTTLMNMPSAKGLFHKAVALSGSSLAGTNKEYAEKLGLKVMEEAGLKPGEIDKLQQIPWREYIDIANRAVEKMADDAKKMGIQRGGYSPVADGTYLNQGTFFTDPNHFSANIPLMICSTFHEQNPDRTDASLESISLEGVKEKIKPRFGDKTSDIVDAYAKNFPKARPIEIWALIVSNRKNAIATADAKASGQKAPVYVAWFGWQPPLFDGRMRAFHCDDICFWFYNTDLMLTHTGGGKRPRTLSEKMAGSFLNFVKTGNPNGGGLPNWKPYTVQNGETMILDDTSALVNDPDREARKALT
- a CDS encoding SRPBCC domain-containing protein; translated protein: MNEQDYTASLTLNATPHDVFEHINNVTAWWTDDLEGHSHQLNDEFTVRFDDIHVSTQKVVELIPDQKVTWLVTDSKLTFVEQQHEWTNTTISFELSTLDNKTHLQFTHFGLVPSVQCYTGCTKGWDYYVKGSLCSLLTEGKGTPGL
- a CDS encoding SDR family NAD(P)-dependent oxidoreductase, with product MENLTGKKVVVIGGNRGTGHAIVAALVQESADVLVVGRNPQSLADLVSAFPTVRTLNADTTDRATIELVFQESPDVVVLAAGAVPPTQPVYELDWDTFSTNWTTDVKASFLITQYALTTPVKPETMILFISSGAGIGGSPISGGYAGAKRMQMFLANYAQLASNRLALGLRFLTLVPWRLMKGTGTGELVIPKYADFLGISEAEFVASMTLAQTKEEVAQAVVALSGKWPEAAEGNVFIVSGDGVATESSLQKGMPFWVKR